GAAGGCAGCTGGCTGGAAGATGGGTGAAAGTCCCCCCCGAGCCTGGGGGGAGGAATTTGCAGCGGGATTTGCAGCGAGATGCTCCCGGGGGCGGCTCCTCGGAGCCCCACGTCCTGCAGGGCGGGCAGGCGGCCGTGGCTCCGTGCTCGTTGCGAGTGACTGACGGGGAGGGTTTGACACAacgtttttttgggggaaaaaaaaaaaaaaaaaagccaaggggAGGTGAGGGAGGATGGCAGAGGGCACGCGACGGCTGGGCTTGGACGTGGTGGGATGAGAGAAGACCATGAGGGGACGAGACCGAGGCCCATCGTGAGGGACAAAGATCCAACGTGAACCTCCGGCAGAACCCCGGCGCCACGCGGCACAATCCAGGGCACCGGGCGCCGAGGCACGGACCCGGCAGGAGCATCGGCAGCGAGTCGCCTGGCAAGAACAGTCTTCAGGCCGGGCAAGTGCTGAGCACAGCACTTCGGAGCAAGGGCAGCCTTGAAAGTAAAGCCCAGGAGGCCTGAGCGACCTCTGACAGGGCTGAGCCGAGCCCGAGCGGCTCCTGCGCGGAGCCGCAGCTCACCGGGACCTCGGTGGGATGGAGCCGACGCTCGGGGCGTGCTCGGGCTTGGCCAGCCAGCCCCGTCCTCGCCTGCCCCCGGGGCCAAGGGCCGGAGCACGCAGGGGCTCGGCCGCCCGGTGATTCACCTCGGGCAGGAACCCTCTTCCCGCTGCCGCggcaggtgggtgctgccccGGAGCCGGCTCTTTTGGGCATGAAGAAATCATTCCTCCTTCAAAATTCCCCTTTTGGGGGACGGTGCGGGCAGCACCCGAAATCAGAGAGCGGGGAGACCTCCCAGCATCTCTCTGTCCCCCCAAGTCTGGTTTGTCCCCCACAGATTGCTAAGGGAAGCCACGTAAATCCTCCTGGGAGGGGCTGCCCGGGGACTGTCCCGCGCCGGGCTGCGGCCAGCCTGCCCGTTTCCAAACCTCCCGGTGCTCACAGCGAGCCCGCAGACACGAGCTGGAAAAAGAAGTGCTGGGATCCAAGAAAATGTGGGGCCTTacctcctccagctgggctcggGGGGGGGCGACAGGTAGGTGGGTCCGTAGGGAGAGCTGTCGATGTGGGAGGCACGTTAAGGGCCAAACGGAAGAGCGAGGGGTCACCCCGTGTGGCTGATGCTCGTTAATCCCAAAGAGATGagcactgggagtgctgggatCGCCCCAGCAACGGGAGCAAAGGCTGCCCGTGCCccgggagggggcaggagggggcgggaTAAAGGATATCTGTCGGACGtagcggcggaggggggacatCATCCGGCGCGGGTCCCGCTGCACTCGCTCCACCAGGCCGTGGTGCCGGGTGCTGCGCGTGGAGTCCAGCGGCGAGTGCAAAGGGCCCTGCGGGGAGGAGAGAGCGGAGGGGGGGGAGCGGTGAGCCCACCGCCCGTCTGCGAGGGAAGGGAGGGGGTCTCCAGATCAGCCCCCCTCACGCTGCCGGGGTGATGGAGCTGGGGATTAGAGGAGAacattccctggtccccatctgTCCCCCACAGCTTCGTCTTCCTCCCCGAGTCCTGACACCGCTCCTGATCCCCCTGCCCCAAgggcggcagctgctgtgccatGGGGGGCAACCACCCCCCCCTGCCCTAGACACCCCCCCGAGGCCGGCTGAGAGGGTGTTTGTGCCCACCTGGAAGTCGGAGACTCCGCTGCCGATCTGGTTGACGTTGGGCAGGGAGCCGCTGTAGTAGGGTCCCCGGCTGTGCGCCAGCCTCAGCTTCTGCgcctgcagctgggccaggggagggaggggaagggagggcaggtCAGAGGCGGGGGGCCAGCAGGAACCCCGGGGTGCTGGGGCTCCTCCAAACTGCCCCGTTACACCCAAAACAGCCCCATGCGCTCTCCCTCCTGCAGCCGAGCCCCACGCTGGGGTGTCCCACGGGAGGAGGTGGCCCCCGAGCGAGGCCTGGCGGACCCGGCCGGCCTCAGAAACCACACCAGGAGGGCTCAAGGGGCACGGTAGCCCTTGGCTTCAAAGCCACCGAGCGTGGAGGAGGCCCCGCAAGGGACTTTCCTCCCTCCGTGGATGCCCTGGTGCAGGAAGGATGCTGAGCCCCGGCTGGGTTTGGCAGCCCAGCAGGGGGAAAGCCACATCTCTCCCGtgggctgcagcacccacagccctggagctgaggctgagccctgccctgctgccccccaaaaCCTCTGTGCCCACCCGAGAGGCTCCCCGGGCACCGGCGGTcagcacagcagctcaccccCTCCGAGCTGGAGGTGCTGGGTTTTCCAGCGAGCCCCTCACCCGCACTAAAGGCGGTCGTGGCCATGTCGGCGGTGCCGCAGCCCCAAAACCCGGAGagatcccagcctggagccgggGCTCGGGCAGGGTGATGGGAAGGGCTGCCTGCTCGGCCCGGCCCCACGCCGGCTCCCGGCGCTGCTCAAGGCCAAGGGAAGGAGTCACAGCAAACCACGGGCGGGAGATAACCGGGTCTGGGCATCCACCCCCAGCGCTCGGCGGCGGCGGAAAAGCCCACAGCAGAGGAGAGCCGGGGTTCCGGGGCAGCACCGGCACCGAGCTGGCCCCAAAAGCCCCTttctgccccagccccacaggcagGAGCCTTCCCGCAGCCAAACTGGGCAGGATTTGACTCACCGTGAGTTTCTTTCATCgcaacagcagcaggaaggcgctctgccaccccagcaccccctccgGCCCCAGGGGATGTcccgctccctcccgccggcATGCCACCGGAGAAGAAAGGTTCCCCCACTCCCAACCCACAGCGCCGAGGCCAAACGCGCATGAATGCACCTTTCCTTTAGACCCCAGGGGGTCCCCGAGCAGCCCCACGCACCAGCCAGCACCAGCGCTCGCTCGTCAGTCCTGGACAAACCccagagaaagagaagatgaagcacaAAAAGCAGCTCGGAAACGGGCTGCAACCGGGAAACCTGCGACAGCAAATTCCCAAGCTTAAGACCAGCAAAATCCAgatccagggggaaaaaaaaaaaaccaacaaaaaaaacccaacccaaaacccaggAGATTTAGTCAACAGCTGGCTGTGCTGGCACTGCAGGATTAGTGCGAGGAGTTGCACTGGGGCTTAAGGTCTTGGGATCCTGCTCTGTTCTCCGAGCCAGGGTCCCTGCGGGAGCCGACGGAGCCAGACGAGGCCGAAATCAGGCAGCAGCTtggaagaggccagaaaaaactccaggaaaagcaaagcaaagcctgAGGGGCTGTTAACACCCCCACGGCGGGAGCGGGGCaccccagagctgggcagcagccccctctcccccagcGAGGAGCCACAAAACGGAGGCCCCCGCGTCAGGCACCAGCTGCCGGCACGACGGCCACCGCCAGCTCCCTGCCTGTAGCCCTGGGGGCAACAAAACGGAGGGAACCTGCGGGCCTGAACCCTCTCAGAACCAGCTCCTGTCCCAGGCTGTGCACGTTCTGCACCTCCCCGGGCCTGCCGGTCCCACCGTGGGGAACAAACTCCCCGGAGGAAGCATCCCAGGGCAGGGATTAGCGGGGAGGACAGTCCTGCcgcctgtccccccccccaggcttCGCTGCACATTAACCAGCTGTTTACTGAGCAAACACGCTGCGGGAAGCTCCAGCCCACTCCCAAACTCACCGGCGATGCGCAGGACGCGGCTCCCGCCTGCCATCCCACCGAGAGAGGGGACAAAACCTCCGGAGAGATGTCCCcaacctgcctgccgggctcgggGCTGCTCCCAGCTCGGCGGGGAGAGACACACGGGGCCTGCGGGACGCTGCCCCTGTCACCCTCCCTGCGGCGGCCTCGGCTCCGTGGATGTCAGGTCACCGCTGCCTCGCCAGACCCGGGGTGCCAGCGAGGCTCTCCGacccaaaccccccctttttttacAGGTCTGATGGATTTTGCTCCCCTCttctctcccagccctgctgacCCCAAGCGCAGGGTGACACACGAGCCCCCCCAGCAGCGGGTCCTGCCACCTGGAAGAGCCTTCTCGCCGCATCTCTGGCTCCCTGGACTCCACGCTCCTCTCCCCTTGCCCACCCAGCCCGTACCTCCGCCGGGGAAGGACGGCGCTGGCTGCCGGACCCCGCGGCTGCCGGCACGGCAGAGCCCCATCGCCGGGGTTGGCACAACCCGCCTCTCCAGGAGCTGAAATGTGGCCAAACCCCGATCTTGGCAACCGGCCGCGCAATCCCCGCCGACTCCTCGGGGCCAGCACAGAGCGAAACACAAACCGGAGCCGACCGTCTCCTCTCGACGGCTTCCCCTGCCCGAGAAACCACACTCCTGGAGACGCAGCGCGGCATTCCCGGCCTCCCCGCTCCGCTctcacccccccagcaccccagagcGGCCACCCAGCTCCCTCTGAAAGGCTTCGGGGCACGAGGATTCGCCTTCCCCAGAAGCTGCGAGCGGGGCAGTTTTCCCAGCTCGGATCCGGCGCGCTCCCCCACGCTCCCAACGCTGCGTTTTCTCAGGCTCCGGCCAAGCTAAATTTAAGCATCTCCAGGGATGAAGCATCCGCCGCTCGGTTCCAAGACCAACCCAACCCTCCCGAGGATCCCCGGTGCTCCCTGAGCCCCGGGGCCGCTGGAGGATGAGCCGGCGGAAGCGACCCGGGGCTGCGACACGGTGAAATTCCCAGAGCCGTGGGCACGGGGATCCCCCTCCTCGCCCCCGCGGCCAGAGCCCCGGCGAACCCGCGGGTGGTGCCGCGGGCGGCGAGTGGCTTTTTCCACCCGGTCGCCGGGACGTGAGCTCGGAAGCGGAGGAGGAGGCGGCCGGCGAGCGCCGGGGACCCACGTACGGCGGCCCCGGGCCGGAGTGAGCCACGTGCGAAGCTTCGCCGAGAAACCCGCGGCcaaacaaataaatcaaaataaacccAGGGGAAGGAGAAGCGCGGTGCAGGGGGGGCACCCGGAGAAGGAGAGTTGCTCGGGGGGGGGAGCCCTTTCTGGcttccccacaccccccagtaCCCCAAATGCAGAGCCACCCCCAAGCCTCGGGGTGATGCCCCATCCAGCGCCGTCtcctctgcacccccaaaccccccccggcCCCTTGGGGCCCCCGCCTGGGTCCCCCCCAACTGCCtctgccccccctgaccccccccccccccgccctgcaccGCACAgcggagcccccagccccccgctaCCCCCACTCCTTCTGCCCCAACGAAACCCCCCCCGAACGCCGAgtccctcacccccccccccgcacccccagagccccccatcCCTCACACAGCCCCCGGCCCCCTCTAACGGCCCCCCCCAGGGCCTCACCGCCCCCAGCACCACCCCCCTGCCCGCCCAGACCCTCACGACCCCCccggctgccccacagccccgccccccctcagcccccacctcACAACTCCCGGTccgtccgtgtcccccccccccaggcccgtcGCGCATccggcggggggaggccgcggcGGCGCTGCTCACCcgggtggagcagatctccatcATCACCTCCTCGAAGGCCGCCGTCTCCTCCGCCTGCCGCTGCTTCTGCAGCGCGATTTTCTCGCTGAACTTCCGCGGGTTGGAAGCGCCGGCACCGGCTGAAGAACCCGcaccgggcccgggcccgggcccggcccccgcgcccgccgccgccatcttccctgCTCGGgccgctccggccgccgccgccgccgccgccgccgcgcgggggATGCTGGGGCGGGGAGTCCGCGCGCCGGGCGGCGCCGCTGGGCCGCGGCGGCGCTGGGAACTACAACTCCCATCAGCCCCCGCGGCGCGCCCGCAGGGGACGCTGGGAAATGGAGTCCCCGGcttctttccccccctcttcctccATGGGGGCGCCCCCGTGGGGCGGGACCGACTACAAATCCCGGCGTGCACCGCGCGGCCTCAGCCCGGCCTCCtcccggggaaggggcggggagaggggcggggcccgggggcggTGCTATGGGGAAacaccgcgggggggggggcaccgtaATGAGGGGAGACACCGTAAGGGGGGGGGCACCACAAtgggggggggagcagcagcacaatGTGGGGGGGGCACCGCAATGAGGGGTCACACTGCaatgggggggggtgtcactgtaaggggaagggggggcagcggggggggggttAATGCTGCACAGGGTTAGagctggggggggaaaaaataccgGGGGGGTCAGAGCAGGGTCACACAACCCCCCCAACTCACCGCTGGGAGCACAGCAAAGCCCCTCACCCCTCCCTCAaaattggggggggtggggggcctgGACAACACAACCCATATAGGcccagtggggggggggggggcactgtgaACACCCCCCCCTGGGAACTgccatcccccctccccaataTTTTGCCCCCCCCAGGCAGAAGCAGCACCGTCAGGTTCGGTCCTTTATTTGCTTCATCCAACACCtctccgggctggggggggggcgccggggctgtgcgcTCCGGagtgcccccccccgcgctgtAAGGGCACTTGTGGGTGTGagacggggacacacacacacacacacacaaacacacatcaaaccccgcgggggggggcagcaccaTTCCCCGGGCGcggatggggaaactgaggcacgggggtgactttggggggggtggggggtgtccccccggcttggggtgtgcggggggggggaggcagggacagcccctggagCAGCACTTTGGCACTTGCACAGAGAAAGGGGGTGCGGAGGGGggtcctgtgtgtgtgtgtgtccccaaggGTGTCTCAGATCTTGATGAAGAGGATGGCGGTGACGAGGGCGAAGCCGGCCAGGAGCAGGATGACCTTGGGGATCCGATGTTGGGGAACCCCTAATTCCTGGGGTAAAATCTCTAAAAAAGTGATGTAGAGGAAGGTCCCGGCCGCCAACCCCtccaacaccccccggcagaggcgctgccgcggccccgcgccggccgccACCGCCGTCCCCAAGCCCACGCCCAAAGGGGACATCATGGCGAAGAGCCCCAGGCAGGCGGCCACGGCCGGCGGGCGCAGGCGGCCCCGCAGCAGCTTCAGCGCGAGGCTGAAGGCCACGGCGCATTTGTGCAGCACCAGGGCCAGGCAGACGCGCAAAATGGCGCCTTCGGCCTCCTGCAGGCCCAGCGCCAGCCCCTCCAGCACGGCGTGCAGCGCCAGCGCCAGCACCAGCAGCCCGGCGCGAACGGCCCCGCGCGTGCTgggagctgaggaggaggaggaggaggaggaggaggacggtgGTGGCGGCGCAGGGGTTTGGATGGAGCCGGAGGGCAGCAGCGCCCGCGACTCCTCCGCCACGGACAATGGCGGCTCCCGCTGCGCCAGCgccacctgctccagcaccagcaccaggAAGAAGCCCATGGCCAGGATGAACTCGGGCAGGGGGAActgcagctggggagggagggggggctcAGGGCCTGCCCGCAccgggccctgcccgcgcccgCCGGCCCGGTGGAAGGAAGCGCCGGCCGTGGCTGCCGGGAAGCCGCGGGCCGCTCTTTCCATGAGTCACGGCGGGACACGAGGGGCctcggccccccccggcccctcccgcctgCTCCGACGCCGCCAGCCCGGCCCTTCGGCTCCCTCCCGCTGACCCGTCCCCACCGTCCCCTTCCTGCATGTGCATCCCCCACACACGGGCCCATCCCCTCCATcttgtccccagtgtccccctcgTCCCATCGCCACCATCTTGTCCCAGCCGTCACTCTTCCCTCCACACTGTCCCCCTCCCTCTTGTCCCATCTCCTCCATCTTGTCCCCACTGTCCCTCTCCCCGccgtccccctccctccctctcgtcccatccccaccACCTTGTCCCAGCTGTCACCCTTCCCTCcaccctgtccccactgtccccctccccaccatcccatcccatccccattcatccccccccccgcagccaccCTGACcccaggggacagggacaccgaGGGGGGGAAACCCCCAGGGCAGAgtcgggccccccccgccccaggcagggccagaaGCCCGGGGTGTGTCGGGGCCGGGGGTGCCCCCGGGGCTCACCGTGATGCGCAGCCCCTCCAGCGCCGCGCCGATGCTGGCCAGGTAGTCGGGCAGGAGGTCCAGCAGGCAGGTGGCCAGGAAGACGCCGCCGGCGAAGCAGCTCACGAGGCTGAGCACCGGGCTGCGGGActctggggatgggggggggatgagacaccctcccccccccctctctgAGACCCCCACCACAGCCCCGCACCCCCAGGACCCACCTTTGGGGTCAGCCCTGCTCGGGGTGACAGCCCTGTCCTCAGTCCTGGGAACGCTGAGAacccccccccacatcccccccagacTCCTCAggaacccccaaacccccccggaGTTCAGGATCCCCTGGACCCTgagataccccccccccccccaggattGTCTGAGCTCCCCAGgatccccccagaccccctgaAACCCCTCAGACACCCAGGACCTCCCCAATACCTGAGACCCCCCCCAGACTCCCCAGAACCCCTTGAGCCCCCCCCGGAtcccctgggacaccccaaaccccccccggtCCCATGAGATCCCCAGACCCCCCTCAGACTCCCCAGGACACCCCAGACCCTCAAACCCCCCCAGACACCtcagacacccccagagcccccccccctgACTCCCAAAGACCCCCTGAGACCCCCCACTAAACCCCTGGACACCCCCTGGGACACCCCAACCGTCCCCAGGATCCCcctgacccccaaacccccccatatccctgagacccccagacccccctgggacacccccagacccccccaggccacccccccactccccaggacctcctgagacccccccaaacccccaggaccccctcccagGACACCCCAACCGTCCCCAGGATCCCCCCTGACGCCCAAACCCCCCCATATCCCTGagacccccagacccccctgggacaccccagacacccccagacccccccaggccaccccccccactccccaggacctcctgacacccccccaaacccccaggaccccctcccagGACACCCCAACCCTCCCCAGGATCCCCCCTGACGCCCAAACCCCCCCATATCCCCGAGACCCCCAGCCTCCCCCGGGACACCCCGAGATCCCCCGgacccccagcgccccccaggcccccccgggGCGTACCGGCAGCGCTCGGGGGGTGGCGGAAGCAGCAGAGCGGGGCGAGGCCGCAGgcgaggggcagcagcagcagcagcaccagcgaGCCCAGCTTCGCCTCCAGgcccggcgggggccgcggcgccgTCCCGGGGCTCCAGGCCAGCTCCtccgccccgggcccgggcccggttCCCGCCGCCATCCCGCCCGCGTTCCGGTGCGGGAACTCAACGTTAACCGGCGGAGGAAGCTCCGACCCGCCACCGTCGTTGTCCTCGGCCGCGCTTCACATCCCCGGAGCTACGGCGGGACGGGACCGTCCGAGCGATCGGTGCCGCCTCCCGGTGCCGGTGACtcactcacccccccccccccctccccgctgccaccGAGCCCCCTTCCCCCCACGGCCCGTCCCGGGTCCCGCGGTGcccgcagcgcggcggcggggtgggatggggatccccggggcggggggtggcccGGGGAAGCGCTCCGGTAACGGCACCGGGAGTTGGCGGAACGGGACAGGGATCAAGGATCGGGACCTAAGACCGGGATCAAGGGCCGGGACCGCGATCCGGGACCGGGATCAAGGGCCGGGAGTcagtcccggtcccggtcccggtccccggTGTCCCgtccccgttcccccccccccgcactcaCCGCTCGTTACCCCGCGCGTCCTCGGTGCTTCAGAGGGCGgagccggccccgctccccgcagccaATAGCGACGGGGAAAACCCCGACTGCGCCGCTGAGTGACGCACGCCTCAGCCAATAGAAAAAAACCGAGAAGTCCAGGGCGCGGTGCCGCGTCCCCGGTTCCGCCGGGACGGGTCGGGGTCccgtgtctgtctgtctgtctgtctgtgtgtcccgttaccggggagggggggggggcaccgggacgGGTCTGCAGCGAACCGACCCCGGGCCGCAGGGTCCCGGTTCCGCCGCTGCTGCTCCCCGGTGCCTCCGGGACGCGGTACCGGCGGGCCTCACCCCCAGCCCGGCTCCCTCTCTGTGTCCCCACCGCCCCCATCTCCCCGTCGAGGCGGAGGGAGCCTCCGGGCCACGCCCGGGGCGGGGAGTCCGGCACCGGGGGTGGGACTTGGCTGGGTTTGCCCAGGATACCGGAGATCCTGGTGCGCGGCCCCGGGAACGGGCGGAGGCGGCTGCACAACCGGGGACCAAAGCGGGAGCCCGAGGGCACCCCGAGGAGCGTAAGGTCGCAGGGAGGGGGAACCCCAACCCCACTGAACCGGGTCACGGAGCCGGCGGAGGGTCCCACCGCCCGTCACCGGGGGTCTGACGGGAGCAGCACCCACGACGCCCGGCCCGGGAGGGGTCCCCGGTGGCCCCCCCTCACCCTCCAGCCCACGCGATGGAGCTGGAGGCACCGGAGCTCCTGGAGCCGCAGGACGGGCTCTTCCCGGGCAGCATCTTCCCCGATCCCCCCTTTGCTGGCTCGGCCCCCCCGGAACCGGCCTTTGGGGCCTGGACGCTCCCTGAGGATGGCGTGAGTCGGTGTCAAAGCGGGAGGGGGGCAGCGAGGAGCCCCCCGAGGGACACCGGAACCCAGGGGGGTACCCCGGGAGCCCTTGGGGggtgtctatgtgtgtgtgtgtgtccccatcaTCTCTCCGCCCGCAGGGGGGCAAAgcggaggagctgctgcagctgacGGTGAACCCCGACAGCGCCTGcgggctggggggctgcggctcGCAGGACGccggcccggagcccccccggccccccgagccccccaccGCCCTCTACGAGGTGGTCTGTGACCTCAGCACCCCCCTGCACAGCAGCGTCATCTCCATCCAGCTGGGGGGTCAGTGGGGCTGGGCACAAcccagggggtggggtggggggaagcgcTGCGTCCTGCCAGCGCCCCAGCACAGGGAGCAGAGCGGGTCCCTGGGTTAgtgcgggcaggagcgggcaggagcgggcaggagcgggcaggacACGGCTGCCTTTCCCCCTTTGCAGATGActggctgtgccccacgctgctccccagctcctgcatcATCAACGAGCTGCCTGCcgtgcccctgcctgcacccctgcccgcacccaGCCCCGCGGTGAGTCCCCacagccgtgtgtgtgtgtccccgacAAAGGGTGTCCCCACGCCGCCGGACAcccccagcctgtccccaccCCGTCTCTTGGCAGCTGCGTCTGACCGAGGAGGAGAAGCGGCTGCTGGCGCAGGAGGGGGTGACGctgccccacaccctgccccTCACCCAGGTGCGTGgtggaaagggggggggggggggctgtgggggggtggCGTGGGGCAGGGATCACCCCTCCGACCCCCCCTTCCCAAGGCTGAGGAGCGGCTCCTGAAAAAGGTGAGGAGAAAGATCCGGAACAAGCAGTCGGCCCAGGACAGCCGGCGGAGGAAGAAGGAGTacctggacgggctggagagcaggtgggtgcgggggggggaccgtgtccccacgtgtcccctgtgtgtccccaacgtgtcccctCACCCGTCCCCGTCTCTGCCCGGGCAGGGCGGCCGCGTGCTCGGCCCTAAACCAGGAGCTGCGGAGGAAAGTCCAGGAATTGGAGAAGCACAACGGGTGAGCGTGGTGGCACAGGGCACCGTGGTGGCACAGGGTGtcatgggggggacacacacaccccccaggac
The nucleotide sequence above comes from Athene noctua chromosome 29, bAthNoc1.hap1.1, whole genome shotgun sequence. Encoded proteins:
- the SLC39A1 gene encoding zinc transporter ZIP1 — encoded protein: MAAGTGPGPGAEELAWSPGTAPRPPPGLEAKLGSLVLLLLLPLACGLAPLCCFRHPPSAAESRSPVLSLVSCFAGGVFLATCLLDLLPDYLASIGAALEGLRITLQFPLPEFILAMGFFLVLVLEQVALAQREPPLSVAEESRALLPSGSIQTPAPPPPSSSSSSSSSSAPSTRGAVRAGLLVLALALHAVLEGLALGLQEAEGAILRVCLALVLHKCAVAFSLALKLLRGRLRPPAVAACLGLFAMMSPLGVGLGTAVAAGAGPRQRLCRGVLEGLAAGTFLYITFLEILPQELGVPQHRIPKVILLLAGFALVTAILFIKI
- the CREB3L4 gene encoding cyclic AMP-responsive element-binding protein 3-like protein 4, which encodes MELEAPELLEPQDGLFPGSIFPDPPFAGSAPPEPAFGAWTLPEDGGGKAEELLQLTVNPDSACGLGGCGSQDAGPEPPRPPEPPTALYEVVCDLSTPLHSSVISIQLGDDWLCPTLLPSSCIINELPAVPLPAPLPAPSPALRLTEEEKRLLAQEGVTLPHTLPLTQAEERLLKKVRRKIRNKQSAQDSRRRKKEYLDGLESRAAACSALNQELRRKVQELEKHNGSLVRQLQALIKETSNKAAQTSTCVLILLLSLGLILCPSYSPFRRGTGGSWDGDRPTGVISRHILTRGEPLGPARETPFPAPGWLRVEEPGPAAAAEDGVGGPPIPVPPPNSSGQATPGTAKRGHGDEM